The Streptomyces sp. V4I8 genome includes the window TCGACACCGAGGCGGCTCAGAGGAAGCTGCTGGGCGATCCGGAGGCGGCCACATCCATCTCGCTCGACGCGGCCGAGGGCGTCAGCGACGCGGAGCTCAAGCGGCGCGTGGCCGACGCGCTCGGCAGTGACAGCGACGCCGACACCGGCACCTACCAGCTGCGCACCGCCGACGAGCAGGCCGAGTCGGACGTCGAGCAGCTGGGCGGATTCCTCGACATCATCAAATATGTGATGCTCGGCTTCGCCGGGATCGCCGTACTCGTCGGCGTCTTCCTCATCGTCAACACCTTCTCGATGCTGATCGCCCAGCGCACCCGCGAGCTGGGCCTGTTGCGGGCGCTCGGCGCGGACCGGCGCCAGGTGCGTCGCTCGGTCCTCACCGAGGCGCTGCTGCTCGGCCTGGTCGGCTCGACGGCAGGCCTCGCGGCCGGTATCGGCCTGGCCGTCGGACTCATCGAACTGATGGGTCTGCTGGGCATGAACATCAGGGCGACCGAGATGGTCATCGGCTGGGGGACGCCGGTGACCGCGTACGTCGTAGGCCTCGGCGTCACCTTCGTCGCGGCGTACCTCCCGGCCCGGCGCGCGGCGGGAGTCTCGCCGATGGCGGCCCTGTCGGACGCGGAGATCGCCGACATCGGACGGCCGCTGCGGCTGCGCGCGGTCGTCGGCTCGGTGGTCGGGGCGGCCGGTGCGGCGGCGCTCGCGGGCTGTGCCGTGTCGTCGAGGACGTCGACGGCCGCTTCCCTGCTGGGCCTCGGCGTCATCCTGACCCTCGTCGCGACCGTGATCGCGGGACCGCTGCTCGTACGGCCCGTCATCCGGGTCCTCGGCGGGGCCTTTCCCGCGCTGTTCGGCTCGGTCGGCCGGATGAGCCAGCGCAACGCCCTGCGCAATCCGCGCCGGACCGGTGCCACGGCCGCCGCCCTGATGGTGGGGCTCGCGCTGGTCGGCGGGATGTCGGTGGCCAGCGCCTCGATGACCAAGTCGTTCGACGAGCAGATCGACAAGACGCTGGGCGCCGACTTCGTCGTACAGAACAGCAACTTCGTGCCCTTCCCACGGGAGATCACCGACCGGATCAGCGACACCGAGGGCGTGGGGCTGGTCGTACGCTCGCAGTTCACCACGATCGTCGTGCGCCTCCCGGACGGTGACCGTGTGAAGACGACCGCCGCGGCCTACGAACCCGAGCTCGACGAGGTCGCCAACATCACGTATGCGCAGGGCGACTCCGCGGCCGCGCTCGCGGACGGGCGCCTCGCCATGGACAAGGACTTCGCCGCGGACCACGGCGTGCGCGTCGGCAGCACCGTCCCGGTCGAGTTCCAGGGCGGCCGGCGGGCCGAGCTGACGGTGGGTGCCCTCACCGACCAGGAGTCCGCCGAGGGGTTCGGCGCGCAGG containing:
- a CDS encoding ABC transporter permease, whose product is MLKATLRSFLAHKGRLLLSALAVILSVAFVAGSLIFSDTVSRTFDRLFASTAADVTVTPKETLDETIPSGQTLTLPASLADRLGQVDGVAAARAEVDVEGLTVADEDRESVGPTTGAPTIGTAWNPTERSPVELTSGHAPKGDAQVMIDADTADSKDVRIGDRLTVIGQEGSFPVEVVGIVTFTTTNPGAALVFFDTEAAQRKLLGDPEAATSISLDAAEGVSDAELKRRVADALGSDSDADTGTYQLRTADEQAESDVEQLGGFLDIIKYVMLGFAGIAVLVGVFLIVNTFSMLIAQRTRELGLLRALGADRRQVRRSVLTEALLLGLVGSTAGLAAGIGLAVGLIELMGLLGMNIRATEMVIGWGTPVTAYVVGLGVTFVAAYLPARRAAGVSPMAALSDAEIADIGRPLRLRAVVGSVVGAAGAAALAGCAVSSRTSTAASLLGLGVILTLVATVIAGPLLVRPVIRVLGGAFPALFGSVGRMSQRNALRNPRRTGATAAALMVGLALVGGMSVASASMTKSFDEQIDKTLGADFVVQNSNFVPFPREITDRISDTEGVGLVVRSQFTTIVVRLPDGDRVKTTAAAYEPELDEVANITYAQGDSAAALADGRLAMDKDFAADHGVRVGSTVPVEFQGGRRAELTVGALTDQESAEGFGAQGGIYFGLGTLEKYAPGGQDAAVYVNAASGTSADDLRAGLEKTLDPYPQVQVRNIADYKELVHNQIAVLLYLVYALLGLAIIIAVLGVVNTLALSVVERTREIGLLRAIGLARRQLRRMIRLESVVIAVFGAVLGLALGLVWGVCTQQVLALQGMTALAIPWGTIVAVVIGSAVVGVVAALLPALRASRMNVLAAIAHE